A single Pseudomonas brassicacearum DNA region contains:
- the mnmE gene encoding tRNA uridine-5-carboxymethylaminomethyl(34) synthesis GTPase MnmE, translated as MSAPRETIAAVATAQGRGGVGIVRISGPLASAAAKAISGRELKPRFAHYGPFFSDDQQVLDEGLALYFPGPNSFTGEDVLELQGHGGPIVLDMLLKRCLELGCRLARPGEFSERAFLNDKLDLAQAEAIADLIEASSAQAARNALRSLQGAFSQRVHNLTEQLIGLRIYVEAAIDFPEEEIDFLADGHVLSMLDKVRDELSTVLREAGQGALLRDGMTVVIAGRPNAGKSSLLNALAGREAAIVTEIAGTTRDILREHIHIDGMPLHVVDTAGLRDTEDQVEKIGVERALKAIGEADRVLLVVDATAPEADDPFALWPEFLEVRPDPAKVTLIRNKADLTGEAIVLEVSNDGHVTISLSAKAAGEGLELLREHLKACMGYEQTSESSFSARRRHLEALRHASAALEHGRAQLTLAGAGELLAEDLRQAQHALGEITGAFSSDDLLGRIFSSFCIGK; from the coding sequence ATGAGCGCACCGCGTGAAACCATCGCCGCCGTTGCCACCGCCCAAGGTCGCGGTGGCGTCGGCATCGTCCGTATTTCGGGGCCCTTGGCCAGTGCCGCGGCCAAGGCTATCAGCGGTCGTGAACTCAAGCCGCGGTTTGCTCATTACGGCCCGTTTTTCAGTGATGACCAGCAGGTGCTCGACGAGGGGCTGGCGTTGTATTTCCCGGGGCCGAACTCGTTCACCGGCGAAGACGTACTGGAACTGCAGGGGCACGGCGGCCCCATCGTGCTGGACATGCTGCTCAAGCGTTGCCTGGAACTGGGCTGTCGCCTGGCCCGGCCGGGTGAGTTCAGTGAACGGGCATTCCTCAACGACAAACTCGACCTGGCCCAGGCCGAGGCGATTGCCGATTTGATCGAAGCCAGTTCTGCACAGGCGGCACGCAACGCATTGCGTTCGTTGCAGGGCGCGTTTTCCCAGCGTGTGCATAACCTCACCGAACAATTGATCGGCCTGCGGATCTACGTCGAAGCCGCGATTGATTTCCCGGAAGAGGAAATCGATTTTCTTGCCGATGGCCATGTGTTGAGCATGTTGGATAAAGTGCGCGATGAGTTATCCACAGTACTGCGCGAAGCCGGGCAGGGCGCCTTGTTGCGCGATGGGATGACCGTGGTGATCGCTGGGCGGCCGAATGCCGGCAAGTCCAGCCTGTTGAATGCCTTGGCCGGCCGTGAGGCGGCGATTGTCACCGAGATCGCCGGCACCACCCGGGACATCCTGCGTGAACATATCCACATCGATGGCATGCCACTGCATGTGGTGGATACCGCAGGTTTGCGCGACACCGAGGACCAGGTGGAAAAAATCGGCGTTGAACGGGCACTCAAGGCCATCGGTGAAGCCGATCGGGTCCTGCTGGTGGTGGATGCCACCGCACCGGAAGCGGACGATCCATTTGCCTTGTGGCCTGAATTCCTTGAAGTCCGCCCGGATCCGGCAAAAGTCACCTTGATCCGCAACAAGGCCGACCTGACCGGGGAAGCGATTGTCCTTGAAGTCAGCAACGACGGCCATGTGACCATCAGTCTGAGCGCGAAGGCGGCGGGCGAAGGCCTGGAATTGCTGCGTGAACACCTCAAGGCCTGCATGGGCTATGAGCAGACCTCGGAAAGCAGCTTCAGCGCCCGCCGGCGACATCTTGAAGCCTTGCGCCATGCCAGCGCCGCCCTGGAGCACGGTCGCGCGCAGCTGACCTTGGCGGGAGCGGGTGAGTTGTTGGCCGAAGACCTTCGCCAGGCCCAACATGCCCTTGGGGAAATTACCGGCGCCTTCAGCTCCGATGACCTGTTGGGGCGGATCTTTTCCAGCTTCTGCATCGGTAAATAA